From the Lathyrus oleraceus cultivar Zhongwan6 chromosome 4, CAAS_Psat_ZW6_1.0, whole genome shotgun sequence genome, one window contains:
- the LOC127076139 gene encoding subtilisin-like protease SBT3, whose amino-acid sequence MASNISLLLLFSYFTTILHFIIFTFAQSDNYIIHMDLSAMPKAFSDQHSWYHSTLSQVTTTNSNLNSPSSKMIYTYSNVMNGFSANLSPQDHESLKNSPGYVSSIPDLPLKLHTTHTPQFLGLNPNKGAWPASEYGKDVIVGLIDTGVWPESESLKDDGMTEIPSKWKGKLCQFDNSDHSSLCNKKLIGARYFNKGLLAKYSHLSTTILGGSRDTVGHGTHTSTTAAGRKVDGASFFGYANGTARGIASMSRVAMYKTTGPDGRAVPSDILAAIDAAISDGVDVLSISMGGVETPFYSDTIAIATFAAMEKGIFVSVSAGNQGPYFRSIQNGAPWVTSVAAGTLDRELQGVLTLGNGVSVTGLSLYPGNFTATNSPIVFMGSCEDITELNKVKNNIVVCEDKNGTLLSYQIFNMVRAEVAAGVFITNIPRLDDSDNRIPSIITNLVNGKIVQSYLKSHSSKNSSSIASISFKATGLGVKPAPSVDSYSSRGPSESCPYVLKPDITAPGSHILASWPLNIPVGDFEDRDLFNKFNIKSGTSMACPHVAGVGALLKGAHDDWSPAAIRSAIMTTSYILDNTKEPIKDIGNDNKVASPLVLGAGHVDPNRALDPGLVYDVGVQDYVNLLCALNYTQKNIAVITRSTSNNCSKPSLDLNYPSFIALSDSRNSSSRIIQQFYRTVTNVGEGQTTYVANITPMKGFNVSVIPNKLVFNKKNEKISFKLKIEGSITQTDDDEEVVFGYLTWEDGKHVVRSPIVVR is encoded by the coding sequence ATGGCTTCCAATATTTCTCTTCTTTTGTTGTTCTCCTATTTTACAACAATCcttcattttattattttcacATTTGCTCAATCTGATAATTACATCATTCACATGGATTTATCAGCTATGCCTAAAGCATTCTCAGATCAACATAGTTGGTATCATTCTACTCTTTCTCAAGTTACTACTACTAACAGTAATCTCAATTCTCCTTCTTCTAAAATGATTTATACATACAGTAATGTTATGAATGGTTTTAGTGCTAATCTATCCCCTCAAGATCATGAATCTCTTAAAAACTCTCCTGGTTATGTTTCTTCTATACCTGATTTACCCTTGAAACTTCACACAACACACACACCTCAGTTCCTTGGCCTTAATCCTAACAAAGGAGCATGGCCAGCTTCTGAGTATGGTAAAGATGTTATTGTTGGTTTAATAGACACAGGTGTTTGGCCAGAAAGTGAAAGTCTCAAAGATGATGGAATGACTGAAATACCCTCAAAATGGAAAGGGAAATTATGTCAATTTGATAATTCCGACCATTCATCTTTGTGCAACAAGAAACTCATTGGAGCTAGATACTTCAACAAAGGGTTGTTAGCGAAATATTCCCATCTTAGTACAACCATTTTGGGTGGCTCACGTGACACAGTAGGTCATGGAACGCATACTTCAACAACGGCAGCTGGAAGAAAAGTGGATGGTGCATCTTTCTTTGGTTATGCGAATGGAACAGCAAGAGGAATAGCTTCAATGTCGAGAGTAGCCATGTACAAAACTACAGGGCCAGATGGAAGAGCAGTACCGTCTGATATATTGGCAGCAATTGATGCTGCAATATCAGACGGTGTCGATGTTCTTTCAATATCAATGGGCGGCGTAGAAACGCCTTTCTATTCTGATACTATTGCAATAGCAACATTTGCAGCCATGGAAAAAGGTATTTTTGTTTCTGTATCAGCAGGTAATCAAGGACCGTACTTTCGAAGTATTCAGAATGGAGCACCTTGGGTGACATCTGTTGCTGCTGGTACTTTGGATCGTGAACTTCAGGGAGTTCTTACACTTGGTAATGGAGTCTCAGTCACTGGTTTGTCTTTGTATCCCGGAAACTTTACTGCTACCAATTCTCCAATTGTTTTCATGGGTTCGTGTGAGGATATTACAGAATTAAACAAAGTGAAGAACAATATTGTAGTTTGTGAAGATAAGAATGGAACTCTTCTTAGTTATCAAATTTTTAATATGGTTAGAGCAGAAGTTGCTGCAGGTGTTTTCATAACAAATATCCCACGCCTAGATGATTCAGACAATAGAATTCCATCTATCATTACTAATCTAGTAAATGGAAAAATTGTACAATCTTACCTAAAGAGTCATAGCTCGAAAAACTCTAGCTCTATAGCAAGCATCTCTTTCAAGGCAACCGGTCTTGGTGTTAAACCAGCACCAAGTGTTGATTCTTATAGTTCAAGAGGGCCTTCAGAGAGTTGTCCATATGTGTTGAAACCGGATATCACTGCTCCGGGCAGTCATATCTTAGCGTCATGGCCCTTAAATATCCCTGTGGGCGATTTTGAGGATCGTGATCTCTTCAACAAGTTTAATATTAAAAGTGGAACATCTATGGCATGTCCTCATGTTGCTGGTGTAGGAGCACTTTTAAAAGGAGCACATGATGATTGGAGTCCGGCGGCTATTCGGTCGGCAATTATGACGACGTCGTACATTTTGGATAATACTAAGGAGCCAATCAAAGACATTGGAAATGATAACAAAGTAGCATCTCCATTAGTGTTGGGGGCCGGTCATGTTGATCCTAATAGAGCACTTGATCCTGGTCTTGTTTATGATGTTGGTGTTCAAGATTATGTTAATCTTCTTTGTGCACTTAACTACACTCAGAAAAACATTGCTGTCATTACAAGATCCACTTCTAATAATTGCTCTAAACCTTCATTGGATCTCAACTACCCTTCTTTTATTGCTCTCAGCGATAGTAGAAATTCTTCTTCAAGGATAATACAACAGTTTTACAGAACAGTTACCAATGTTGGTGAAGGACAAACAACTTACGTTGCTAACATTACACCAATGAAAGGGTTCAACGTAAGTGTTATTCCAAATAAGTTGGTATTCAATAAGAAGAATGAGAAGATAAGCTTTAAGTTGAAGATTGAAGGCTCAATAACACAAactgatgatgatgaagaagtagTTTTTGGGTACCTCACTTGGGAGGATGGGAAGCATGTGGTGAGAAGCCCTATAGTGGTAAGGTAA